The following coding sequences lie in one Rutidosis leptorrhynchoides isolate AG116_Rl617_1_P2 chromosome 4, CSIRO_AGI_Rlap_v1, whole genome shotgun sequence genomic window:
- the LOC139844781 gene encoding mitogen-activated protein kinase homolog MMK2-like, which translates to MSVLESSSNDIKGVVTHDGRYVQYNVYGNLFQVSTKYVPPIRPVGRGAYGIVCAATNAETREEVAIKKIGNAFDNRIDAKRTLREIKLLRHMDHENVIAIKDIIRPPQMENFNDVYIVYELMDTDLHQIIRSNQPLADDHCRYFLYQILRGLKYVHSAHVLHRDLKPSNLFMNSNCDLKIGDFGLARTTSETDFMTEYVVTRWYRAPELLLNCSEYTGAIDIWSVGCILGEIVTRQPLFPGKDYVHQLRLITELIGSPDDASLGFLRSDNARRYVRQLPQYPRQQFSVRFPNTSPGAVDLLEKMLIFDPNRRITVDEALSHPYLAPLHEINEEPICPRPFSFEFEQPSCTEEHIKELIWRESLKFNPDPTY; encoded by the exons ATGTCTGTGTTGGAGTCAAGTTCTAATGATATAAAAGGGGTTGTTACACATGATGGTCGTTATGTTCAGTATAATGTGTATGGTAATCTTTTTCAAGTTTCTACCAAGTATGTTCCTCCGATCAGACCAGTTGGCAGAGGAGCTTATGGTATTGTTTG TGCTGCAACCAATGCCGAGACACGTGAAGAGGTAGCCATCAAGAAAATTGGGAACGCTTTTGATAACAGAATAGATGCCAAAAGGACTTTAAGGGAGATTAAGCTTCTTCGTCACATGGATCATGAAAAT GTTATTGCAATCAAAGATATCATACGACCTCCACAAATGGAGAACTTCAATGATGTTTACATCGTTTATGAGTTGATGGACACTGATCTTCATCAGATAATACGCTCTAACCAACCTCTGGCTGATGATCATTGTCGG TATTTTCTTTACCAAATACTACGAGGACTCAAATATGTTCATTCTGCACACGTCCTGCATCGTGATCTAAAACCAAGCAATTTGTTTATGAACTCGAATTGTGACCTAAAAATTGGGGATTTTGGGCTTGCAAGAACAACTTCTGAAACAGACTTCATGACTGAGTATGTTGTTACTCGTTGGTACCGGGCCCCAGAGTTGCTCTTAAACTGTTCAGAATACACAGGAGCTATTGACATCTGGTCAGTAGGTTGCATTCTCGGTGAGATCGTGACTCGACAACCACTGTTTCCTGGCAAAGATTACGTTCATCAGCTTAGACTAATCACAGAG CTCATTGGTTCACCAGATGATGCGAGTCTAGGATTTCTTAGAAGTGATAACGCCCGACGATACGTTAGACAGCTTCCTCAGTATCCACGGCAACAGTTTTCTGTTAGGTTCCCGAATACGTCTCCAGGAGCTGTAGATTTACTGGAAAAAATGCTCATCTTCGACCCAAATAGGCGAATTACAG TTGATGAGGCACTGAGTCACCCATACTTGGCACCGCTTCACGAAATCAATGAGGAGCCAATATGCCCTAGGCCTTTTAGTTTTGAGTTCGAGCAGCCATCATGCACCGAAGAACATATCAAGGAGCTTATTTGGAGGGAGTCTTTAAAATTCAATCCAGACCCGACTTATTga